AAATCTTTTAATTCCTCCTTGCATTTGTGCCTTTAGATTTATTTGTCAAATCTTCGTCTGAGAAAGTATTTAATTGTCTATCTTTTCTTCAAGACGAAGCATTTATCAGTTTTCACTCACCTGTTATCGTTCTTTTCTTTCAGGACATATATAAGGCGCCGACGGTTAGTACAAACGTGTAGAAAGCAAGTATAGTGTCTAGATAATTAGCATTCGCAAATCAACATGCATGTAACCTCATTGCCACCGCATGGATCGATACAGGCCTTGGTGGTCATGAACTGCACCGACGTGGAGCTGAGCCAATTCAGCAGCAAGAACAGCCCGCAGATGCATATCTCCGTCAGCCAGAGCAGCAAGGTCCACCTGACGCAGCTGACCACCACCGCGCCCTGGGACAGCCCCAACACCGACGGCGTGCACATCGACCGGAGCCAAGACGTCCGCGTCACCAGATCGACCATGGGCACCGGCGGCGAATGCGTCTCCATCGGCCCCGGGAGCCGATTCGTCACCGTGGACGGAATCGTCTGCGGCCCCGGCCGTGCTGTAAGGTAACAAAGGGTTACAATAGGGAGGGTTCTTCCATCTGCATTTTCCATTTACCATGCACTCCAAGAAGAGGAGTAAAATGACGTGATTGTGTTTCTTGGCTAGTGTGGGGAGCCTTGGCAGGAAGGGAGCAACCGAATCCGTGGAGTACATCGACGTAAAAAACGTCCAGTTCATCAATACCTCGAGTGGAGCGACGATCAAGACGTGGCAGGTACTGAGGTGCCATGAAACCAAGCTGAAACCGGCCTTCTCTTACTAACTAACGAGCTGATCATATGATTTTGACGCCCGGGTGACTACACTGTTTCTTCGCACTGCAGGGTGGGAAAGGTTACGCGAGATCCATCTCCTTCACCGACATAAACTTCACCAACGTGGACCGTCCTGTGGTCATCAACCAGTTCTACGCAGACCCCTACCACGTCCCAAACATGGTAGTAGTGCATGTGTTCATTAACTGTTGGACTATCTGTATACGTGTGGAGCAGCTAGTACTAATGTTTGTGCGTCTTCTTCTGGGGATCTTAATTTGCCGTAGGGGGCGGTGGCGGTGAGCAACATAACGTACACGAACCTGAAGGGGACTTCGAGGTACAGGACGGCCGTCGAATTCTACTGCAGCGAGAGCGGCAGCTGCACCAACATCCACGTCAACTCCGTGGCGATCACATTTCCGTACGGAAGAGCCGAGGCCCTCTGCCAGAACGCGCAAGGGGACACCTCCGGATATGTCTACCTCAAGATCCCTTGCCTTAGATAATGTATCTAATAGaaaaaaaatagataatgtaataaTACCCAGGCCAGGGTTTAGCAGTGCATTTGGAGAGAGTATCCGGTGATGCCATCTCCCACGTGTTCCCATGCTCCAATTTCAaataaatctgttttaaatgtttcaaaaattcTGGAGAAAATTGTGAATCGGCTAAACTTCTGACTTCTGGAATGCACCTATTTCTTGGACGACCTCTTCTGCTAGAAAAACACAATCCACAAATTCGAAGGCGTAGCCAATTGAAAATAGAAAAAACAAACACAGACATGAAAATCAGGCCAGTCGATTAAAGAAAAAAAGGCAGGGCTACGACAAATAACAAGGAAAGAGAATCAGGCCCGAGCACATGGATGACATCATCAATGAGACTTACTAAGTGAGCGAGATGGGGGAATTCGGAGATAACTAGTTTT
This region of Triticum aestivum cultivar Chinese Spring chromosome 2D, IWGSC CS RefSeq v2.1, whole genome shotgun sequence genomic DNA includes:
- the LOC123049742 gene encoding polygalacturonase ADPG1, which produces MNKRCRPQFRRFSGVYIPPQKNFLGSNRAWHLIPLRDCSESGDIARVTHLTRPTQMGIIGIRTATLLLAALAWRSVLVAAAGEADGVFNVKDYGARGDGTTDDTKAFIDAWTAACGARGSSASLLVPAGKSFLVGPARFSGPCTSTRITVQVMGTITAPPPGAWSGQNYWMMFYQVQGLTVTGGSTGLLDGRGRSWWWSDKFNRYGDIYKAPTALVVMNCTDVELSQFSSKNSPQMHISVSQSSKVHLTQLTTTAPWDSPNTDGVHIDRSQDVRVTRSTMGTGGECVSIGPGSRFVTVDGIVCGPGRAVSVGSLGRKGATESVEYIDVKNVQFINTSSGATIKTWQGGKGYARSISFTDINFTNVDRPVVINQFYADPYHVPNMGAVAVSNITYTNLKGTSRYRTAVEFYCSESGSCTNIHVNSVAITFPYGRAEALCQNAQGDTSGYVYLKIPCLR